In the genome of Excalfactoria chinensis isolate bCotChi1 unplaced genomic scaffold, bCotChi1.hap2 Scaffold_68, whole genome shotgun sequence, one region contains:
- the LOC140265105 gene encoding uncharacterized protein, protein MPNSSSISEFLLLPLADTRQLQLLHFWLLLGIYLAALLGNGLISTAVACDQRLHTPMYFFLLNLALLDLGCISTTLPKAMANTLWDTRAISYAGCAAQLFYFLFLMSAEFSLLTIMSYDRYVAICKPLHYGTLMDSRACATMAAAAWGAGVLNSLLHTASTFSLPLCQGNVVNQFFCEIPQFLKLSCPGFYLRELVLVTFSASLLFGCFLFIVVSYVQIFLAVLRMPSEQGRHKAFSTCLPHLAVVSLFLCTAFFAYLKPPSISSPLLDLTVALVYTVVPPTLNPIIYSMRNREIKHALRKVLQHALFQLISQEQQMPNSSSIIEFLLLPLADTRQLQLLHFWLLLGIYLAALLGNGLISTAVACDRRLHTPMYFFLLNLALLDLGCISTTLPKAMANALWDTRAISYAGCAAQLFFFLFLMSAEFSLLTIMSYDRYVAICKPLHYGTLMDSRACATMAAAAWGAGLLNSLLHTASTFSLPLCQGNVVNQFFCEVPQILKLSYSESNLREVVLVIFSASLVFGCFVFIVVSYVQIFLAVLRMPSEQGRHKAFSTCLPHLAVVSLFLITAFIAYLKPPSTSSPSMDLMVAVLYSVVPPAVNPLIYSMRNREVKDAVRKVITKCV, encoded by the exons atgcccaacagcagctccatcagcgagttcctcctgctgccgttggcagacacgcggcagctgcagctcctgcacttctggctcttgctgggcatctacctggctgccctcctgggcaacggcctcatcagcacagccgtagcctgtgaccagcgcctgcacacccccatgtacttcttcctgctcaacctggccctcctcgacctgggctgcatctccaccactctccccaaagccatggccaacactctctgggacaccagggccatctcctatgcaggatgtgctgcacagctcttttactttcttttcctcatgtcagcagagttttcccttctcaccatcatgtcctatgaccgctatgttgccatctgcaagcccctgcactacgggaccttgatggacagcagagcttgtgccaccatggcagcagctgcctggggtgctggggttctcaattccctactgcacactgccagtacgttttcactgcctctctgccaaggcaatgttgtcaaccagtttttctgtgaaatcccccaatTCCTCAAGCTCTCATGCCCCGGCTTCTACCTCAGGGAACTTGTTCTTGTCACTTTTAGTGCCAGTTTATTGTTTGGGTGCTTTCTTTTcatagtggtgtcctatgtgcagatcttccttgctgtgctgaggatgccctctgagcagggacggcacaaagccttctccacgtgcctccctcacctggccgtggtctccctctttctctgcactgcattctttgcctacctgaagcccccctccatttcttCCCCgctcctggatctgacagtggcacttgtGTACACAGTGgtgcctccaacactgaaccctattatctacagcatgaggaacagggagatcaagcacgctctcagaaAGGTGTTGCAACATGCACTATTCCA gctgatttct caggaacagcagatgcccaacagcagctccatcatcgagttcctcctgctgccgttggcagacacgcggcagctgcagctcctgcacttctggctcttgctgggcatctacctggctgccctcctgggcaacggcctcatcagcacagccgtagcctgcgaccgccgcctgcacacccccatgtacttcttcctgctcaacctggccctcctcgacctgggctgcatctccaccactctccccaaagccatggccaacgccctctgggacaccagggccatctcctacgcaggatgtgctgcacagctctttttctttcttttcctcatgtcagcagagttttcccttctcaccatcatgtcctatgaccgctacgttgccatctgcaagcccctgcactacgggaccttgatggacagcagagcttgtgccaccatggcagcagctgcctggggcgctgggcttctcaattccctgctgcacactgccagtacgttttcactgcctctctgccaaggcaatgttgtcaaccagttctTCTGTGAAGTCCctcagatcctcaagctctcctactcagaatcaaatctcagggaagttgtgcttgtcatttttagtgccagtttagtctttggctgctttgttttcatagttgtgtcctatgtgcagatcttccttgctgtgctgaggatgccctctgagcagggacggcacaaagccttctccacgtgcctccctcacctggccgtggtctccctgtttctcatcaCTGCCTTTATTGCTTATCTTAAGCCCCCCTCCACTTCCTCCCCATCCATGGACTtgatggtggcagttctgtactcggtggttcctccagcagtgaaccccctcatctacagcatgaggaaccgggaggtcaaggatgcagtgaggaaagtgattacTAAATGTGTCTGA